One window from the genome of Leptospira broomii serovar Hurstbridge str. 5399 encodes:
- a CDS encoding TetR/AcrR family transcriptional regulator has product MHDKTNSSSPPSTDSSARDRIISAALRLFYAKGYPNTGINEILETAGSFKKTLYIHFPSKRDLGKSYLSLQEASILALIERIMRREKVYSKFIKSWIRVVKRGIKSHYQFGCPIANFANQTHEDDEFRRLTTDFIRRWQKLFENYLSEIGIQKKKKATLEQIRETAEAILLYYQGAMQLYGMSGDMKYLNRLEKELLKLENDLGSFA; this is encoded by the coding sequence ATGCATGATAAAACGAACTCGTCCTCCCCGCCTTCGACCGATAGTTCGGCGCGAGACAGAATTATATCGGCGGCTTTGCGACTTTTCTATGCAAAGGGATATCCTAATACCGGAATCAATGAAATTCTAGAAACTGCGGGTTCTTTCAAGAAAACTCTATATATCCACTTCCCCTCCAAAAGGGATTTGGGAAAGTCATACCTGTCTCTTCAGGAAGCTTCGATTCTTGCCCTTATCGAAAGAATTATGAGGAGGGAGAAAGTATATTCAAAATTTATTAAATCTTGGATTCGAGTCGTAAAGCGTGGAATTAAGTCCCACTACCAATTCGGCTGTCCGATTGCAAACTTTGCCAATCAAACTCACGAAGACGATGAATTTAGACGCTTAACAACCGACTTTATCCGTCGATGGCAGAAGCTTTTCGAAAATTACCTGTCGGAAATAGGGATTCAAAAGAAGAAAAAGGCAACGCTCGAACAAATACGCGAGACGGCCGAAGCCATCCTATTGTACTACCAAGGAGCGATGCAATTATACGGAATGAGCGGCGACATGAAATACCTGAACAGATTGGAAAAGGAACTTTTAAAACTCGAAAATGATTTAGGTTCGTTTGCCTAA
- a CDS encoding MarR family winged helix-turn-helix transcriptional regulator, protein MGKNEYIQAIGQAVQLFQEATEAFDDAAAEVLGLNRTDLKCLSIIFKNGSVSASEIARITGLTRGAMTTALDRIEKAGYAKRVPDPNDRRGVLLEPTKKGENNVGMIWGPFFEVGKRLLSKYTVDELKVIQQFLIESRAAQFEQMDQVKKLKLGKRT, encoded by the coding sequence ATGGGTAAAAACGAATACATTCAGGCAATCGGGCAGGCCGTTCAGCTGTTTCAGGAAGCAACGGAGGCGTTTGACGACGCAGCTGCGGAAGTTCTAGGATTGAATCGGACGGATTTAAAATGCCTATCGATTATCTTTAAGAACGGATCGGTTTCAGCCAGTGAGATTGCAAGAATCACAGGTCTGACTCGAGGTGCGATGACCACAGCCTTAGATAGGATTGAGAAGGCTGGTTACGCCAAAAGAGTACCGGATCCGAACGATAGACGGGGAGTTCTTTTGGAACCAACGAAAAAGGGCGAAAATAATGTCGGAATGATATGGGGTCCGTTTTTTGAAGTGGGTAAAAGGCTGCTTTCAAAGTACACCGTTGACGAATTGAAAGTTATTCAACAATTCCTCATCGAATCTAGAGCGGCTCAATTCGAGCAGATGGATCAAGTCAAAAAATTGAAATTAGGCAAACGAACCTAA
- a CDS encoding YwaF family protein, translated as MESHFEHWSILHIFILFGTFLSLAFLIYVARRYSNSSVPKRLGRLIASILLLNYAVYIAYRISLGYWEIRYDLPMEFCDWSLFVTCVALFTRNRMMAELSYFWVLAGSINGVVTPDLRVSFPHLYFFIFFIAHSGLVIGALYAVFGLKLYPRKWAVPRVILLSQLYFLSALIIDFLFRANYGYLMEKPNSPSLIDHLGVWPIYLINMQLIGSVLFCILYLPFYFKNKTNEQH; from the coding sequence TTGGAATCCCATTTCGAACATTGGTCGATCTTACATATTTTTATCTTATTTGGAACTTTTCTTTCTTTGGCATTTTTGATTTACGTCGCGAGGAGATACTCTAATAGCTCGGTTCCGAAGAGGCTAGGGCGGTTAATCGCTTCGATTCTGCTCCTTAATTACGCTGTCTATATAGCTTACAGAATCAGCTTGGGTTATTGGGAAATTCGATATGATCTTCCCATGGAATTTTGTGATTGGTCACTATTCGTTACTTGCGTAGCATTGTTTACTCGGAACAGAATGATGGCCGAACTTTCTTATTTTTGGGTCTTAGCAGGGTCGATCAACGGAGTTGTCACCCCCGATTTACGGGTATCGTTTCCGCATCTTTATTTTTTTATATTTTTTATCGCGCATTCCGGATTAGTTATCGGGGCATTGTACGCCGTATTCGGTCTAAAGCTATATCCAAGGAAATGGGCGGTTCCTCGGGTAATCCTTCTTTCACAACTATATTTTCTCTCCGCCCTTATAATCGACTTTTTGTTTAGGGCAAATTACGGTTATCTAATGGAAAAGCCGAACTCTCCATCTTTGATCGATCATTTGGGAGTCTGGCCTATTTATCTGATCAATATGCAACTCATCGGTTCGGTGCTGTTTTGTATTCTTTATCTTCCATTCTATTTTAAGAATAAAACAAACGAGCAACACTAA
- a CDS encoding UvrD-helicase domain-containing protein, which produces MQRSKFNPAQEEIINDSSQYIQVIAAAGSGKTSTMVGFVERCISDGTAPQEILVLSFTRKAAGEIKHRIQINTGQKGVRVHTFHSFCFQSLARHHPDFQRRMPGILLPSERNGFFRNWFRKDPSLIGGIPYELLTNVSVLPEEFPKDWLPILREEYAKFKKDQGKMDFDDLVAIFLQALEEREAWTETPRSSLKKILVDEFQDTNNEQLAFVKLLSDSASILVVIYYLHFAVILDFYYLISLNHIPEFPLKQNIHLNII; this is translated from the coding sequence ATGCAAAGATCAAAATTCAATCCCGCTCAAGAAGAGATTATAAATGATTCCTCTCAATACATTCAAGTAATAGCCGCGGCAGGATCCGGAAAAACCAGCACGATGGTCGGCTTTGTAGAAAGGTGTATTTCGGACGGAACGGCTCCCCAAGAAATTCTTGTACTTAGCTTTACGAGAAAAGCTGCCGGGGAAATCAAACACAGAATCCAGATCAATACAGGACAAAAAGGAGTTCGAGTTCATACGTTTCACTCTTTTTGTTTTCAGTCTTTGGCCCGGCATCACCCGGATTTTCAAAGACGTATGCCTGGAATCTTACTACCGTCCGAACGTAACGGATTTTTTCGAAACTGGTTTCGGAAAGATCCCTCTTTGATCGGCGGAATTCCTTACGAGCTACTTACTAATGTCTCGGTGCTTCCGGAGGAATTTCCAAAAGATTGGTTACCGATATTACGGGAGGAATATGCGAAGTTCAAGAAAGATCAGGGAAAAATGGATTTCGACGATCTTGTCGCAATATTTCTGCAAGCTTTAGAAGAGAGAGAAGCTTGGACTGAAACTCCTAGATCCTCTCTCAAAAAAATATTGGTGGACGAATTTCAAGATACCAATAATGAACAGCTAGCTTTCGTAAAGCTTTTGTCGGACAGCGCTTCAATTTTAGTCGTGATCTACTACTTACATTTCGCAGTAATTTTAGATTTTTACTATTTAATTTCTCTAAACCATATACCCGAATTCCCTTTAAAGCAGAATATTCATTTAAATATAATATAG